The Amycolatopsis sp. DG1A-15b genome window below encodes:
- a CDS encoding Lrp/AsnC family transcriptional regulator has product MRTPDLDQLDIAILACLQADARTIAETIGAKVGLSAAAVQRRIKRLREAGVIEREVAVLSPDALGLGMTFVVTVEMERENLAVFDGFRRQVLAEDAIQQCYYVTGTADYVLIVTCPDMAAFEAFTRRMFFDNPNVRHFTTSVAMDRVKVGLSLPLDP; this is encoded by the coding sequence GTGCGGACACCCGACCTCGACCAGCTGGACATCGCCATCCTCGCCTGTCTCCAGGCGGACGCCCGCACGATCGCCGAAACGATCGGCGCGAAGGTCGGGCTCTCGGCCGCGGCGGTGCAGCGGCGGATCAAGCGGCTGCGCGAGGCGGGCGTGATCGAGCGCGAGGTGGCGGTGCTGTCGCCGGACGCGCTCGGGCTGGGCATGACGTTCGTGGTGACGGTCGAGATGGAGCGGGAGAACCTCGCGGTCTTCGACGGGTTCCGCCGCCAGGTCCTGGCCGAGGACGCCATCCAGCAGTGCTACTACGTCACCGGCACGGCGGACTACGTGCTGATCGTGACGTGCCCGGACATGGCGGCCTTCGAGGCGTTCACCCGGCGGATGTTCTTCGACAACCCGAACGTCCGGCACTTCACGACGAGCGTGGCGATGGATCGCGTGAAAGTGGGGCTCAGCCTGCCGCTCGACCCGTAA
- a CDS encoding S1 family peptidase, translating into MKIARLLGAAATAVMATGALAATAVPASGQDLLNPDMVPAMQRDLGLTHDQALARLKSEDVANKVTESLTAALGDAFGGATYNAATGKAHVTTTNAALAGKIREAGAEAEVVKFSARQLNSTVDRLNAADKAAPAAITGWGVDDATNRVTLDVLQGQRAAADAFLAKSGVDSAVVAIRETASMPTTYANIRGGDAYYIGGSSRCSVGFSTTTGFVTAGHCAALTGAGRLTGSNGAALGSWGAYRFPGSDYARVNTNSSWTPVAQMNNGTAVRGQSNAATGTSVCKAGSTTGWTCGTIGAKNQSVRYAEGTVNGMTATNVRSAAGDSGGGFIAGNYAQGILSGGNTSVTYFFPIGAALSGTGATLKTS; encoded by the coding sequence TGCGGCTGCCACCGCGGTGATGGCGACGGGCGCGCTGGCCGCGACCGCCGTCCCCGCGTCGGGCCAGGACCTGCTGAACCCGGACATGGTGCCCGCCATGCAGCGGGACCTCGGCCTGACCCACGACCAGGCGCTCGCGCGGCTGAAGAGCGAGGACGTCGCGAACAAGGTCACCGAGTCGCTCACCGCGGCGCTCGGCGACGCGTTCGGTGGCGCGACCTACAACGCCGCCACGGGCAAGGCGCACGTCACCACGACGAACGCCGCGCTGGCCGGCAAGATCCGCGAGGCCGGTGCGGAAGCGGAAGTCGTGAAGTTCAGCGCCCGCCAGCTCAATTCCACTGTGGACAGGCTGAACGCCGCCGACAAGGCCGCACCCGCCGCGATCACCGGCTGGGGCGTCGACGACGCCACCAACCGCGTCACCCTGGACGTGCTGCAGGGCCAGCGCGCCGCCGCGGACGCGTTCCTCGCCAAGTCCGGTGTGGACTCCGCCGTGGTGGCGATCCGCGAAACGGCGTCGATGCCGACCACCTACGCCAACATCCGCGGCGGGGACGCCTACTACATCGGCGGGTCGTCGCGCTGCTCGGTCGGGTTCTCGACGACCACCGGCTTCGTCACCGCCGGCCACTGCGCCGCGCTCACCGGCGCCGGCCGGCTGACCGGGTCCAACGGCGCCGCGCTCGGCAGCTGGGGCGCCTACCGCTTCCCGGGAAGCGACTACGCGCGGGTGAACACGAACAGCAGCTGGACCCCGGTCGCCCAGATGAACAACGGCACCGCGGTGCGCGGCCAGTCGAACGCCGCGACCGGCACGTCGGTCTGCAAGGCCGGCTCGACCACCGGCTGGACCTGCGGCACCATCGGCGCCAAGAACCAGAGCGTCCGCTACGCCGAAGGCACGGTCAACGGGATGACCGCGACGAACGTCCGCTCGGCGGCCGGTGACTCGGGCGGTGGCTTCATCGCCGGCAACTACGCGCAGGGCATCCTGTCCGGCGGCAACACGTCCGTGACGTACTTCTTCCCGATCGGTGCCGCCCTTTCGGGCACCGGCGCCACGCTGAAGACCAGCTGA
- a CDS encoding SsgA family sporulation/cell division regulator — translation MHTDAVHQSQFVLLNESTTPVLSRLSYHAHEPFAVTVAFRTERGRWIEWTFARDLLVAGLDEPAGLGDVRIRPDLSDDEDFLTLEIESPDGYASFELEVEDVRTFLDASTELVPLGEESAHFDVDGLIEEISNV, via the coding sequence GTGCACACCGACGCCGTACACCAGAGCCAGTTCGTGCTGCTGAACGAGAGCACCACGCCCGTCCTGTCCCGCCTGTCCTACCACGCCCACGAACCCTTCGCGGTGACCGTGGCCTTCCGGACCGAGCGCGGCCGGTGGATCGAATGGACCTTCGCGCGTGACCTCCTCGTGGCCGGTCTCGACGAGCCGGCCGGCCTCGGCGACGTCCGGATCCGCCCGGATCTCTCCGATGACGAAGACTTCCTCACCCTGGAAATCGAGTCACCGGACGGCTATGCGTCGTTCGAGCTCGAGGTCGAGGACGTCCGGACCTTCCTGGACGCGTCCACCGAACTGGTGCCGCTCGGCGAAGAGAGCGCGCACTTCGACGTCGACGGGCTGATCGAGGAGATCAGCAACGTCTGA
- a CDS encoding MFS transporter — protein MLRIFLAATLIDALGSGLWVPFALLFLVHGQGMDLVDAGASLSTGALLALVTGPATGAAMDRFGPRALLIAGNLVRLAAFAAYPLAYTNWQVIVVSAVAGFGDRLFWTCNAPMVARLTSGRDTDRVLATQTVGRFAGAGLGAAAMAVLPTITSPSAFHVLAYVNAASFGVAAVLIRLLPRDGGAGAAEAVLAEAEVRSSEPTAGGGPAAAATPAASPGSWRAVLGDRAFTGFCVTHMAFTLASAAKFSVLPIVVRDLLHGPQWIAGTAITAGTVVVVTAQRPIVGLLAGRSRTAGLIGAAVLFAICFALLIPLEAVSLPVATALILVTSLGFSIAEALFGPTATAAAAAAAPPGAEGRASSIFQLSWGLPIALAPGLLAVLLSASNALTWSILALTCASAVPALLVLRKKLPDALREPSPPVSA, from the coding sequence ATGCTTCGGATCTTTCTGGCCGCGACGCTGATCGACGCGCTGGGCAGCGGGCTGTGGGTCCCGTTCGCCCTGCTGTTCCTCGTCCACGGACAGGGCATGGACCTGGTCGACGCGGGCGCGTCGCTGAGCACCGGGGCCCTGCTGGCCCTGGTGACCGGCCCGGCCACCGGGGCGGCGATGGACCGCTTCGGGCCCCGGGCGCTGCTCATCGCGGGCAACCTGGTGCGGCTCGCCGCCTTCGCGGCCTATCCGCTGGCGTACACGAACTGGCAGGTGATCGTGGTGTCGGCGGTGGCCGGCTTCGGCGACCGGCTGTTCTGGACGTGCAACGCGCCGATGGTGGCCCGGCTCACGTCCGGCCGCGACACCGACCGAGTGTTGGCGACGCAGACGGTGGGCCGGTTCGCGGGAGCGGGCCTCGGCGCGGCGGCGATGGCGGTGCTGCCGACGATCACGAGCCCTTCGGCGTTCCACGTGCTGGCGTACGTGAACGCGGCGAGTTTCGGGGTCGCGGCGGTGCTGATCCGGTTGCTCCCACGCGACGGCGGGGCCGGAGCGGCGGAGGCGGTGCTCGCCGAAGCGGAGGTCCGCAGCTCGGAGCCGACGGCCGGCGGTGGGCCCGCGGCGGCCGCCACACCGGCTGCTTCGCCCGGCAGCTGGCGGGCCGTGCTGGGTGATCGGGCCTTCACCGGGTTCTGCGTCACCCACATGGCGTTCACCCTCGCCAGCGCCGCCAAGTTCTCCGTGCTGCCGATCGTCGTCCGCGACCTGCTGCACGGTCCACAGTGGATCGCCGGGACCGCGATCACCGCCGGCACCGTGGTCGTCGTCACCGCGCAACGGCCGATCGTCGGCCTGCTCGCCGGGCGCAGCCGGACCGCCGGGCTCATCGGGGCCGCCGTCCTCTTCGCGATCTGCTTCGCGCTCCTGATCCCGCTGGAGGCCGTTTCGCTGCCGGTGGCCACCGCTCTCATCCTCGTGACCAGTCTCGGCTTCTCGATCGCGGAGGCGCTCTTCGGCCCGACCGCCACCGCGGCGGCCGCCGCGGCCGCTCCGCCGGGGGCCGAAGGGCGGGCCAGCTCGATCTTCCAGCTCTCCTGGGGCCTGCCCATCGCCCTCGCTCCGGGCCTGCTGGCCGTCCTGCTCAGCGCGAGCAACGCGCTGACCTGGTCGATTCTGGCCCTGACCTGCGCGTCCGCCGTCCCCGCGCTGCTCGTGCTGCGGAAGAAACTGCCGGATGCCCTGCGCGAGCCGTCACCACCCGTGTCGGCCTGA